A single region of the Actinomycetota bacterium genome encodes:
- a CDS encoding YHS domain-containing protein, which yields MPAGVDDEQLCQRAAVPPEALAEWESLGLVERDPAGLFDDEAVERARLLSFLDACGVDADDLMRLSEAEGDVLSRWAHWFGPARPLGRTLTEAADELDVDLDLLRKVWVAAGLGDQTEVFEDDMDMLRTLVTARELGVADDVLVQLVRVCADALGRVADTEVRLFHFHVHERLRGQGLTGDALEDQAQAIGDALVDSIEPMVLYWHRKGWRRALRDDMLLHAREGIGAEPDGLARLPVAVLFADLASFTPLTEAMGDEVAARILDRFSHIVRQVASDHRGRVLKQIGDEFMVAFPSADAAVRCGLDLMRSIAGESEFPGIRMGAHAGPALYREGDYLGSTVNIAARVAAEADRGQFLTTSAVRHAADVPEARWQSVAGRILRGLSEPVDLFEVSSPDALAERPVDPVCGMHVDPLEAEASARFSGGEFLFCSTSCFQSFADRPERYSPTSTTQDGT from the coding sequence ATGCCTGCTGGCGTCGACGACGAGCAGCTGTGCCAGCGCGCTGCCGTGCCCCCTGAGGCGCTGGCAGAGTGGGAGTCGCTGGGACTCGTGGAGCGCGATCCAGCCGGGCTGTTCGACGACGAGGCCGTCGAACGGGCACGTCTGCTGTCGTTCCTCGATGCTTGCGGGGTCGACGCGGACGACCTGATGAGATTGTCGGAGGCTGAAGGCGATGTGCTGTCCCGCTGGGCGCACTGGTTCGGCCCGGCGCGGCCGCTCGGTCGGACCTTGACGGAAGCTGCCGACGAGCTGGACGTCGATCTCGACCTCCTTCGGAAGGTGTGGGTCGCGGCAGGTCTGGGCGACCAGACCGAGGTGTTCGAGGACGACATGGACATGCTGCGCACGTTGGTCACGGCGCGTGAGCTCGGGGTCGCCGACGACGTGCTGGTCCAGCTGGTCCGTGTCTGTGCTGATGCGCTGGGCCGGGTCGCCGACACCGAGGTACGTCTGTTCCACTTCCACGTCCACGAGCGACTGCGCGGACAGGGTCTCACCGGCGACGCCCTCGAGGATCAGGCGCAAGCGATCGGTGACGCCCTGGTCGATTCGATCGAACCGATGGTCCTGTACTGGCACCGCAAGGGCTGGCGACGGGCGCTGCGGGACGACATGCTCCTGCACGCCAGGGAGGGGATCGGGGCCGAACCCGACGGCCTCGCCCGGCTACCCGTGGCTGTCCTGTTCGCCGATCTGGCCAGCTTCACGCCGCTGACCGAAGCCATGGGAGACGAGGTCGCCGCCCGCATCCTCGACCGGTTCTCGCACATCGTCAGGCAGGTCGCCTCCGACCACCGTGGGCGTGTCCTCAAGCAGATCGGCGACGAGTTCATGGTCGCGTTCCCGTCCGCGGACGCGGCGGTCCGGTGCGGCTTGGACCTGATGCGCAGCATCGCTGGCGAGTCCGAGTTCCCGGGGATCCGGATGGGCGCGCACGCCGGACCGGCGCTCTACCGGGAGGGCGACTACCTCGGCTCGACGGTGAACATCGCCGCACGAGTCGCCGCGGAAGCCGACCGCGGCCAGTTCCTCACCACCAGCGCTGTACGACACGCCGCCGACGTACCCGAGGCGCGATGGCAGTCCGTTGCGGGCAGGATCCTGCGCGGTCTGAGCGAACCCGTCGACCTGTTCGAGGTCAGCTCTCCCGACGCGCTTGCGGAGCGACCCGTCGATCCCGTCTGCGGGATGCACGTCGACCCGCTGGAAGCCGAAGCCAGCGCACGGTTCTCCGGGGGCGAGTTCCTCTTCTGCTCGACATCGTGCTTCCAGAGCTTCGCTGACCGGCCGGAGCGCTACTCGCCGACCAGCACGACGCAGGACGGCACATGA
- a CDS encoding c-type cytochrome translates to MMGRILALSWAVVIMLAGSVAGASEPSPDVEAGREVFAANCAMCHGRDAAGMMGMHPCLRGAVDRLTREGVDVTVRNGRDTEPPMPAFEGRLTDRQLGQVIAYIETLPPGPRNFGARSDGGSMMDGMMGGGMWAIPVLVVVAIVAVIVAVVASLRSGRGRGNREPTPRELLDRRYARGELTRDDYLQRRNDLEG, encoded by the coding sequence ATGATGGGTCGCATCCTCGCGCTGTCCTGGGCGGTCGTGATCATGCTGGCAGGATCGGTCGCCGGTGCTTCCGAGCCGTCGCCGGACGTGGAGGCCGGCCGCGAGGTCTTCGCGGCGAACTGTGCGATGTGCCACGGCCGGGACGCCGCGGGGATGATGGGCATGCATCCGTGCCTCCGCGGTGCGGTCGATCGTCTGACCCGCGAAGGGGTGGACGTCACGGTGCGCAACGGCCGCGACACCGAACCCCCGATGCCTGCGTTCGAGGGACGCCTGACCGATCGGCAGCTCGGGCAGGTGATCGCCTACATCGAGACCCTGCCGCCCGGCCCGCGCAACTTCGGTGCTCGATCGGATGGAGGGAGCATGATGGACGGGATGATGGGCGGCGGGATGTGGGCGATCCCCGTCCTGGTCGTCGTGGCGATCGTGGCGGTGATCGTCGCGGTGGTCGCATCGCTGCGGTCGGGTCGAGGTCGAGGCAACCGCGAGCCGACGCCGCGAGAGCTCCTCGACCGGCGCTACGCACGGGGTGAACTGACCCGCGACGACTACCTCCAGCGGCGCAACGACCTCGAGGGATGA
- a CDS encoding BlaI/MecI/CopY family transcriptional regulator, whose protein sequence is MLGPLEERVMAIMWAADGTMTVRDVLEELNADRDKGLAYTTVMTTMARLAEKGLLDRERDGRGYRYEPAVDDAAEVAVRNVVREYGDAALAHFVDEVSDDDDLRQRLERLLQRGDV, encoded by the coding sequence ATGCTCGGTCCCTTGGAGGAACGTGTCATGGCCATCATGTGGGCCGCCGACGGGACCATGACGGTGCGCGACGTGCTGGAGGAGCTCAACGCCGACCGGGATAAGGGTCTGGCGTACACGACGGTGATGACGACGATGGCGCGTCTGGCGGAGAAGGGCCTGCTCGATCGGGAGCGCGACGGTCGGGGCTACCGCTACGAACCTGCGGTCGACGACGCGGCCGAGGTGGCCGTGCGCAACGTCGTCCGCGAGTACGGGGATGCGGCGTTGGCGCACTTCGTCGACGAGGTGTCCGATGACGACGACCTGCGTCAACGGTTGGAGCGTCTGCTGCAGCGCGGGGATGTCTGA
- a CDS encoding class I SAM-dependent methyltransferase — protein sequence MSRLTDRETERVRRIWDRQAERFDRQMGFWERVLFPGDRKWACHQARGDVLEVAVGTGRNLEHYPDDVRVTGVDLSPEMLARARRRAEEVRPDADLREGDAQALPFADDSFDTVVCTYSLCSIPDDRRAVAEMARVLRPGGSVILVEHVASPRRGVRAVQWLIHQITHRLALEHMLRRPRRVVAETGLDPVHLERRKAGIVDRIVARKQPTRDAPDTDPQTRPATG from the coding sequence ATGTCGAGGCTGACTGACCGCGAGACCGAGCGGGTGAGGCGGATCTGGGACCGGCAGGCGGAGCGGTTCGACCGCCAGATGGGCTTCTGGGAGCGGGTCTTGTTCCCGGGCGATCGTAAGTGGGCGTGCCATCAAGCTCGCGGGGACGTCCTCGAGGTAGCGGTCGGCACGGGCCGCAACCTCGAGCACTACCCGGATGACGTTCGCGTCACCGGGGTGGACCTGAGCCCCGAGATGCTGGCGCGGGCACGTCGCCGCGCCGAGGAGGTCCGACCCGACGCCGATCTCCGTGAGGGCGACGCCCAGGCGCTGCCGTTCGCAGATGACAGCTTCGACACGGTCGTGTGCACGTACTCACTGTGCAGCATCCCCGACGACCGACGGGCCGTCGCGGAGATGGCTCGTGTCCTGCGCCCCGGGGGATCGGTGATCCTGGTGGAGCACGTCGCCAGCCCGCGACGTGGGGTCCGGGCCGTGCAGTGGCTCATCCACCAGATCACCCACCGGCTCGCGCTCGAACACATGCTGCGGCGCCCACGCCGCGTCGTCGCCGAGACCGGGCTCGACCCAGTGCACCTCGAGCGACGCAAGGCCGGCATCGTCGACCGCATCGTCGCCCGCAAACAACCGACCCGAGACGCCCCCGACACCGACCCGCAGACCCGACCGGCGACCGGGTAG
- a CDS encoding M56 family metallopeptidase, with translation MDGANRAFLLLTSLAAAAYVVLGFWGCGALVTVLTALLADGSGAMVGAGAWELWSGVLLAALELTVSLAGIVSVQRQLVATEGLAGWVRRNRTDIPPRVAEVVGGRRLRHRVDVVATDELVSFTYGFLRPRIVVSQGLLRTSSRDELAAVLEHEAYHVRNLDPLKMAVARALPAAFFFLPLLGDLRDRYLLGRELAADRRSAARCGVEPLAGALAKAVGTPGLPQPAAGAALGGGRELLPARVAQLETGVEPGPPLPSRRQVVLTAASILVLGTVLAMIRGLGWGVGAHLHAPPMGAVTTAPSAVATGLCLAFWAWVVWRVVRWSVARPR, from the coding sequence ATGGACGGGGCGAACCGGGCGTTCCTGCTCCTGACGTCGTTGGCGGCGGCGGCGTACGTGGTTCTCGGGTTCTGGGGTTGCGGTGCGCTGGTGACCGTCCTGACGGCGCTGCTCGCTGACGGGTCCGGCGCCATGGTCGGGGCGGGGGCGTGGGAGCTTTGGTCCGGGGTGCTGTTGGCAGCACTGGAGCTGACGGTGTCGCTGGCGGGCATCGTTTCGGTTCAGCGGCAGCTGGTGGCTACCGAGGGGCTCGCGGGATGGGTGCGACGCAACCGGACCGATATCCCGCCACGGGTAGCTGAGGTGGTCGGGGGTCGACGGCTGCGGCACCGCGTCGATGTCGTCGCAACGGACGAGCTCGTTTCGTTCACGTACGGGTTCCTGCGCCCCCGCATCGTCGTGAGTCAGGGCTTGCTGCGTACGTCGAGTCGGGACGAGCTGGCGGCGGTGCTCGAGCACGAGGCGTACCACGTGCGCAACCTCGATCCCCTCAAGATGGCGGTCGCCCGGGCGCTGCCCGCGGCGTTCTTCTTCCTTCCGCTCCTGGGTGACCTGCGGGATCGTTACCTGCTGGGTCGCGAGCTGGCGGCCGACCGCAGGTCCGCGGCTCGCTGCGGGGTCGAACCTCTGGCGGGCGCGCTCGCCAAGGCGGTCGGCACGCCGGGACTGCCTCAGCCGGCGGCAGGCGCGGCATTGGGTGGTGGGCGTGAGCTGCTGCCTGCGCGTGTGGCGCAGCTGGAAACCGGCGTCGAACCTGGACCGCCGCTGCCGTCTCGGCGTCAGGTGGTGCTCACAGCGGCCAGCATCCTGGTGCTGGGCACGGTTCTCGCGATGATCCGGGGGCTGGGCTGGGGCGTCGGGGCTCACCTGCACGCGCCTCCGATGGGGGCGGTGACGACGGCGCCGTCCGCGGTGGCCACCGGATTGTGCCTGGCGTTCTGGGCGTGGGTGGTCTGGCGGGTGGTCCGATGGTCGGTTGCGCGCCCCCGGTAG